The genomic region AACATGCACCACACAGTTCCCTTTTCCTCTTGAACATTTACTGAACAATGACATTTTTcttcaatattttatttattgaGTATTTATGCCTCGTGTGAACAGTAGCTTAATGTTTTGCTTAATAACAAAAAAATGTCAAACATTAAACCTGAACCTGACACCTTGCGTATGCTTGTATGAAAAATACACCTGTACAATTAGGCAACTACCCTTGAATAATGTATCGAGCAATGATCCTTTTTTTCTCGAGCGTCGAGGCTTATTGAACTGGAACTATAACGCAACAAAGTTTGGGAAAAATCAAAGTACTCGTTGTCCACTTCTGAAGTTGTAATCGCCTACTTTGTCTTCCGCTTGCAGCACTGTTGAGAAACAGAAGTCCACTGTGCCAGGTTTCAGGCAGTCCTAAAGCTTAGTCTTACACTGCCATGTCAGAAACAGATAACAAAAGGGAAAACCTCACTGTATCCTGTCGATATGAATTCCACCAGTGttatacatttatggattttttttattcaaaCCGCACGCCACCCACGGATATAACCACGGGGACTGCGGGTTTTGAGTCAACCCACGcatcaccagtgtgtgtgtgtgtgtgttgaatactgatgtgtgtgtgtgtgtgtgtgtggttttcatGTCTCCCGGCAGTCTGTCGGACCATGAGCTGTTCTCAGGTCAGTTTGGAGGTTTGGACTCTGGCTTCAACAGTGTGGACAGCGGCAGCAAGAGATGGTCTGGGAACGAGGTGAGACAACATAAGAGTAACACCACAAATTAACCATCTTGcagttatctgtgtgtgtgtgtgtgtgtgtgtctaccttgcGTGAAGAACAGTGGTCCTACCATCTGTCGTAATGATTGCCCTAAATCAAGTAGATGTTTTTATACAGACGTCTTAAAACCTTACGAAAGGTCAAATCTCCTTTCCGATCTGTGTCTCCAGTCTGCAGATGACTTCTCAGAGCGGTCCCTGCGTATGGCTGAGCTCACCAGAGACCAGAGGAAcctggaggaagaggtggaggacgACTCTTCCCTCACAGAGACCCCAGACACGGGtgagcactctaaccactaggctacctgccgcccctacactctaaccactaggctacctgccgcccctacactctaaccactaggctacctgccgcccctacactctaaccactaggctacctgccgcccctacactctaaccactaggctacctgccgtccctacactctaaccactaggctacctgccgtccctacactctaaccactaggctacctgccgtccctacactctaaccactaggctacctgccgtccctacactctaaccactaggctacctgccgcccctccactctaaccactaggctacctgccgtccctacactctaaccactaggctacctgccgtccctacactctaaccactaggctacctgccgtccctacactctaaccactaggctacctgccgtccctacactctaaccactaggctacctgccgtccctacactctaaccactaggctacctgtcagcccctacactctaaccactaggctacctgccgtccctacactaaccactaggctacctgccgtccctacactctaaccactagcctacctgccgtccctacactctaaccactagcctacctgccgtccctacactctaaccactagcctacctgccgtccctacactctaaccactaggctacctgccgtccctacactctaaccactaggctacctgccgtccctacactctaaccactaggctacctgccgtccctacactctaaccactaggctacctgccgcccctccactctaaccactaggctacctgccgtccctacactctaaccactaggctacctgccgtccctacactctaaccactaggctacctgccgtccctaccgcctctacactctaaccactaggctacctgccgcccctccactctaaccactaggctacctgccgccccataagcACACTCGCTGAGGAAAGAGACATGTTTTTTTGTAACAAAACAGGAATGTTATTTTTAGCGACAAGACGGAGCTTTGTTGTTCTAAATCTTGGTCATATCCTCTCTAATGTTATTTGACTAAtcgctctcctctttcctctctctctcttttgtttctTGGTTTCCACAGTGAATGGGGAGGCCAAGCGGGTGGATGTCATAGCGTCACCGAGGAGCGTCACCGAGGAGAAAGAAGACTGCAGGGCGAATCGTCCCTCTCCCCCCATCACAGCGCCCCCGCAGGTTAGGAGGACACATTTTTAGATGTGTTTTCATAAACTCTTAtgaagagtgtgtgtctgtgtgtctgtgtgtctgtgtgtgtgtatctaacaaCGACATGGTGGTGTTCTTCAGGAGAACACAGCGGAATCCTCACCACCACCCCAAACACAAGACTCTTCTAGAagcaggtgagacacacacacacacacacacaccacaggaggttggtggcaccttcattggggaggacaggctcttggtaatgactggagtggaatcagtggaatgataTCAGCAACAtcaaacacctggtttccatggtttccaggtgtttgatgccattccattcgctccgttccgacattttattatgagctgtcctcccctcaccagcctcctgtggcacacacacacacacacagacacacacacacacacagaccattgATACTGCACAAGGATACCTCACACTCAGCCGTGTAACCACAAGGGTGTGTGATTgtgatgcttgtgtgtgtgtgtcagtttttATATTCGACTGTGTTCCTGCAACAGTTTCACTGTGGATTCAGCAgtttgactggctggctgtgtgtacACAGTCTCATACACAGCAACCGCCCGTCAGTGTTTTCAGATTGAAAAGGACAGATAGTCTTTTGATCACACTCTCTCCCTGCCTTGTTTTACAAGGTCAGCCTCTCTCGGGGAGTGTTTGAGGGAGCTGGGAAAAGTCAACAGACTGCGGTTCCCATTACTAACGCCACTGACTGACACAaccagaggaacacacacaccccccgccCCGCCCCCCTTCCCCCCCAGCCAATCAGAAGCACTTGCCATCAAAACATTTgccatttatattttttattacatttttgacATCTTAAATAAAGAAGTTGCAATGTATTAGTTAACCCCTAATACATGGGGTTTCACAGTATAATTTATTTTGTAATCTTTGGTTATAGATCAGGTTTTGACCTCCCATTCGAGTACATTTTATCTATATATATTTCTTTTAAATTAAATCGAGTCAAGAAGTTGCAATGTGTTAACACCTCCTATATCTCAATATAACGTATTTTTGTAAAAACAAAATGGCGCGATtttgaatatttaaaaaaaaatctggtgtCAGACGTCCGTTCTGACGTCCGTCGGAGGTCTCCATTAATCATGCTCATCTGTGGTTGTTGGGTTGGCTGCAGGGGTTATGGGTTTCTCCAAACTCTGTCCTGGGGACacgttctctctctttttttcttttgcTCCCCTAGATCTACACAGCTGACTCAAATAATCAATGCTTGATGATGAGCTGATTGTCTGAATCAACTATGGGGTGGAGTCCTGGTACAGTTAGGAAAAAGGCCATTGTCACTATGTGACATCACGCCACGACAGCCAACCGCTGGCCAGCTTTCACTTGAATTAGGATGCTACTTTGATGCGTAACGATATGTCAACACTCCATTTTTTGCTACCTTCCACCCCTCTTTCACTGTGCTTTTCTACACTCACCCTCTTTCTCcatatccttctctctctgtctctctctctctaccccctcggTCCACTGTCAGTGTGGAGGTAGGAGGGGGGCTGTCACACCCGTCCCCCTCCAGTCCcaccctggaggagaggaggagaccaggTACCCTGCTCAtctggcaggagagagagagaatccatcAGCAGAGAGACAACACGGCCAGAGACaatgggtgaggagggggagacaacgggtggggagggagagagagggcccaGTAGCAGCAGACTGGTCAGAGACaacgggtggggagggagagagaggacccaGTAGCAGCAGACTGGTCAGAGACaacgggtggggagggagagagagcacccAGTAGCAGCAGACAGGTCAGAGACaacgggtggggagggagagagagaggtcccagTAGCAGCAGACTGGTCAGAGACaacgggtggggagggagagagagaggacccagTAGCAGCAGACTGGTCAGAGACaacgggtggggagggagagacaacgggtggggagggagagaggacccaGTAGCAGCAGACAGGTCAGAGACAactggtggggagggagagaggacccaGTAGCAGAAGACTGGTCAGAGACaacgggtggggagggagagagagaggacccagTAGCAGCAGACTGGTCAGAGACaacgggtggggagggagagagagaggtcccagTAGCAGCAGACTGGTCAGAGACaacgggtggggagggagagacaacgggtggggagggagagagagaggacccagTAGCAGCAGACAGGTCAGAGACAacaggtggggagggagagagagaggacccagTAGCAGcagacaggtcagggacaacgggtggggagggagagagagaggacccagTAGCAGcagacaggtcagggacaacgggtggggagagagaggacccaGTAGCAGCAGACTGGTCAGAGACcacgggtggggagggagagacaacgggtggggagggagagagagaggacccagTAGCAGCAGACTGGTCAGAGACcacgggtggggagggagagacaacgggtggggagggagagagagaggacccagTAGCAGCAGACTGGTCAGAGACcacgggtggggagggagagacaacgggtggggagggagagagagaggacccagTAGCAGCAGACTGGTCAGAGACaacgggtggggagggagagacaacgggtggggagggagagacaacgggtggggagggagagacaacgggtggggagggagaggggacccAGTAGCAGCAGACAGGTCAGAGACaacgggtggggagggagagagagaggaccccgTAGCAGCAGACTGGTCAGAGACaacgggtggggagggagagagagaggacccagTAGCAGCAGACTGGTCAGAGACaacgggtggggagggagagacaacgggtggggagggagagaggacccaGTAGCAGCAGACAGGTCAGAGACAacaggtggggagggagagagagaggacccagTAGCAGCAGACTGGTCAGAGACcacgggtggggagggagagacaactggtggggagggagagagagaggacccagTAGCAGCAGACTGGTCAGAGACaacgggtggggagggagagacaacgggtggggagggagagacaacgGGTGGGGAGGGATCCTTTCAACAAAGGAAGCTGGCTGTTAATGCTGGACACAAACCCATATATTTTAAAAAGCTGTGATCAGAGCTTTGTtttttaagtttttttttaaacaggacaagCAACAGAGTTGGTAGaacaaaatgtaacaaataaaatcCCACCCCAATTAAAGTTTATATTTTTTAAGGTCATTGTAACAACTAATCTATTAAGAACCAGCTGCTAGTTAACTTGTGTGTGGTGAAGGACTGAATATTTCCCTATTTCAAACGTTGAACGAAATGCCAGTTGTAAGACAACTTTATATGGAAACAACCACCTTTCCATTTCATATCTGATTTCTAAACATCTCCTTCCAGTTTACTGAAGATTACAACGGCCAAAACAGGAAGTAATGTGGCGACGCTGTCACAGACAGGAAGTAGCTCGAGGTAAGAGACCTTAAATCTTACACGAACCAAACTAGtccagggagagaaaagagaaagaaacacTTTTCCTGCCTGAATTGAAGCGACGTGTGAAATGTTCATTTTaggctgcatttagacaggcagcccaattcagatttttttgttcTAGCAGTTGGTCTTTGGACCAATCatatcagatatttttcagagctgatctgattggtcaaaagaccaattagttggTAAAAGATCAGAAATTGGTCGGTCTGTAAGCGCCGGCGTATTTCTTTTGTCAAAGCTCCTGTTCTGTTTATTAGTAGCAGATGCATGAGCACCGTGCCTGATTTGTGGTTTGGGGATTTTCTTTCTTTGCTCTGTCTCCCCCTAGTGGTAGCTCACCAGAGAACAGCCACTCCCAGAACGGGCTCAGACAACGATGTGCGGTCAGTCTTTCATGAAGCTCTTTACACTTTCATCTCTCTTgtaatatatgtttttttttaacttcATATGGGAATTCTGTTACTATTTAGTATCAGCAGTATAATTCATAGCCCGGTCCCAGGTCGGCGGCCCCTCCTCCTATAGCCCGGTCCCAGGTCGTCGGCGGCCCCTCCTCCTATAGCCCGGTCCCAGGTCGGCGGCGGCCCCTCCTCCTATAGCCCGGTCCCAGGTCGGCGGCGGCCCCTCCTCCTATAGCCCGGTCCCAGGTCGGCGGCCCCTCCTCCTATAGCCCGGTCCCAGGTCGGCGGCCCCTCCTCCTATAGCCCGGTCCCAGGTCGGCGGCCCCTCCTCCTATAGCCCGGTCCCAGGTCGGCGGCCCCTCCTCCTATAGCCCGGTCCCAGGTCGGCGGCCCCTCCTCCTATAGCCCGGTCCCAGGTCGGCGGCCCCTCCTCCTATAGCCCGGTCCCAGGTCGGCGGCCCCCCCTCCTCCTATAGCCCGGTCCCAGGTCGGCGGCCCCCCCTCCTCCTATAGCCCGGTCCCAGGTCGGCGGCCCCCCCTCCTCCTATAGCCCGGTCCCAGGTCGGCGGCCCCCCCTCCTCCTATAGCCCGGTCCCAGGTCGGCGGCCCCTCCTCCTATAGCCCGGTCCCAGGTCGGCGGCCCCTCCTCCTATAGCCCGGTCCCAGGTCGGCGGCCCCTCCTCCTATAGCCCGGTCCCAGGTCGGCGGCCCCTCCTCCTATAGCCCGGTCCCAGGTCGGCGGCCCCTCCTCCTATAGCCCGGTCCCAGGTCGGCGGCCCCTCCTCCTATAGCCCGGTCCCAGGTCGGCGGCCCCTCCTCCTATAGCCCGGTCCCAGGTCGGCGGCCCCTCCTCCTATAGCCCGGTCCCAGGTCGGCGGCCCCTCCTCCTATAGCCCGGTCCGTCCCAGGTCTGCGGCCCCTCCTCCTATAGCCCGGTCCCAGGTCGGCGGCCCCTCCTCCTATAGCCCGGTCCCAGGGTCGGCGGCGGCCCCTCCTCCTATAGCCCGGTCCCAGGTCGGCGGCGGCCCCTCCTCCTATAGCCCGGTCCCAGGTCGGCGGCGGCCCCTCCTCCTATAGCCCGGTCCCAGGTCGGCGGCGGCCCCTCCTCCTATAGCCCGGTCCCAGGTCGGCGGCGGCCCCTCCTCCTATAGCCCGGTCCCAGGTCGGCGGCGGCCCCTCCTCCTATAGCCCGGTCCCAGGTCgtctccgtctcctcctcctatagCCCGGTCCCAGGTCgtctccgtctcctcctcctatagCCCGGTCCCAGGTCGTCTCCGTCTCCTCCTATAGCCCGGTCCCAGGTCACCCAGGCTGTATAATCCACACCTGATGTAAATCATGTAATTGCCTCACTTCCCCTTCAACAGAGTGCAGATCAGATGTCACTGTCTCAAACGGCACCGGTTCAGCGCTCTGTTAGCCGATCAGGTACACGCCAATACAGTTCACCTGCAATCTCCAATCTCCTAGTACAGACCACGCCGATGTtagttaacgtgtgtgtgtgtttgtgtgtgtttatcagaCGTTCCGTCGTCTCCCAAGGCGTCGTCCCCTCCAGGCCTGAGTCAGAAACCCAACAGTTTCCTGTTCCGCACCTCGTCACGCTGCAGCGTCAAGAGTCAGTTCTCCATCTCAGGCTCCACACAGAGTCTGGTGGAGGCAGGCCGCTCTGAGTCTCGCTCCGTGTTGAGGCCAGATGTAGTACAGCTACGTAAGGTAcggtctacctcctaccttaacACTTCTTTTTATTTAATGCCTTATACTCTAGCAATTTAAGtggctttttttttttgcatgggaaatatatgttaacattgctaaagcaagtgaaatagtttattttaatttttatgtgttaaacattacactcacaaaagttcatttcaaatgtcatatgtcaTATATACAATgatgtacaaaagggaaataaataaacattaaatataggttgtatttatttatcccctccatctctctttcttcctccatatctctatctctctctgttcccccccccccggtccatctctatctctctctgtcccccccccctgtccatctctatctctctctgtcccccccccctgtccatctctatctctctctgccccccccctgtccatctctatctctctctctgtcccccccccggtccatctctatctctctctctgtccccccccccggtccatctctctctctctctctctgtcccccccccccggtccatctctctctctctctctgtcccccccccccggtccatctctctctgtccccccccccggtccatctctctctgtccccccccccccccggtccatctctctctctctctgtccccccccccggtccatctctctctctctctgtcccccccccccggtccatctctctctctctgtccccccccccccggtccatctctctctctctctgtccccccccccttgtccatctctatctctctctctgtcccccccccggtccatctctatctctctctctgtcccccccctggtccatctctatctctctctgtcccccccccccggtccatctctctctctctctgtccccccccccccttgtccatctctatctctctctctgtcccccccccggtccatctctatctctctctctgtccccccccccttgtccatctctatctctctctctgtcccccccccggtccatctctctctctctctctgtccccccccggtccatctctatctctctctctgtccccccccccggtccatctctatctctctctctgtcccccccccggtccatctctatctctctctctgtccccccccccggtccatctatctctctctctgtccccccacccCCCGGtccatctatatctctctctgttcccccccccccggtccatctctatctctctctgtccccccccggtccatctctatctctctctgtcccccccctggtccatctctatctctctctgttcccccccccccggtccatctctatctctctctgttccccccccccccccccggtccatctctatctctctctgttcccccccccccggtccatctctatctctctctgttccccccccccccccggtccatctctatctctctctgtcccccccccccggtccatctctatctctctctgtccccccccctcggtccatctctatctctctctgtccccccccccccggtccatctctctctctctgtcccccccccccccccggtccatctatatctctctctctctgtcccccccccccgctccatctctctctctctgtccccccccccccggtccatctctgtatctctctctctgtgtccccccccccccccggtccatctctgtatctctctctctgtgtcccccccTCCGGTCCATCTCTGTCAGACGCTGGAGTCGAGGTTAAAGACCGTCCTGCCAGAGGATCTAGGTGAGGCGTTGTCCAATGGAACGGTCCTCTGCCAGCTGGCCAATCACGTGCGGCCTCGCGCTGTGTCCATCATCCACATTCCCTCCCCAGCAGTGGTAAGTCAATTCCAGACATTTACTGTACAATTCTACTCAGTCTAGGATCAATAAATAGACTGGGACTTGATTTGatcaaaaaaagtaaataaatatggTATTTGTTGTGATGATGTGTCTGTGTAGTTGACTCTGCcggtgactgtgtgtctgtgtagttgACTCTGCGGTGTTGTAGTTGACTCTGCCGGTGTCTGTGTAGTTGACTCTGCCGGTGTCTGTGTAGTTGACTCTGCCGGTGTCTGTGTAGTTGACTCTGCCGGTGTCTGTGTAGTTGACTCTGCCGGTGTCTGTGTAGTTGACTCTGCCGGTGTCTGTGTAGTTGACTCTGCCGGTGTCTGTGTAGTTGACTCTGCCGGTGTCTGTGTAGTTGACTCTGCCGGTGTCTGTGTAGTTGACTCTGCCGGTGTCTGTGTAGTTGACTCTGCCGGTGTCTGTGTAgttgactctggctctgtctgtgtagttgactctggctctgtctgtgtagttgactctggctctgtctgtgtagttgactc from Oncorhynchus kisutch isolate 150728-3 linkage group LG9, Okis_V2, whole genome shotgun sequence harbors:
- the lrch4 gene encoding leucine-rich repeat and calponin homology domain-containing protein 4 isoform X4; this encodes MCQLPLLRVLIVSNNKLSALPTSIHTLTHLRQLDVSCNGLQCLPVELGQLECLRDLNLRRNQLTTLPEELSELPLVRLDVSCNHISHVPVCYRHLRQLQTIVLDNNPLQQPPAQICSKGKYHIFKFLNIVACKRSQEELERALRPTGFNSCLSDHELFSGQFGGLDSGFNSVDSGSKRWSGNESADDFSERSLRMAELTRDQRNLEEEVEDDSSLTETPDTVNGEAKRVDVIASPRSVTEEKEDCRANRPSPPITAPPQENTAESSPPPQTQDSSRSSVEVGGGLSHPSPSSPTLEERRRPGTLLIWQERERIHQQRDNTARDNGLLKITTAKTGSNVATLSQTGSSSSGSSPENSHSQNGLRQRCASADQMSLSQTAPVQRSVSRSDVPSSPKASSPPGLSQKPNSFLFRTSSRCSVKSQFSISGSTQSLVEAGRSESRSVLRPDVVQLRKTLESRLKTVLPEDLGEALSNGTVLCQLANHVRPRAVSIIHIPSPAVPKLSTAKCRLNVENFISACRRLGVPEDTLCPCQLILDGEGLSRVAQTAQALLDLPVSGPRRAAAPTGLPQQLPAQKLTSTQ
- the lrch4 gene encoding leucine-rich repeat and calponin homology domain-containing protein 4 isoform X3, encoding MCQLPLLRVLIVSNNKLSALPTSIHTLTHLRQLDVSCNGLQCLPVELGQLECLRDLNLRRNQLTTLPEELSELPLVRLDVSCNHISHVPVCYRHLRQLQTIVLDNNPLQQPPAQICSKGKYHIFKFLNIVACKRSQEELERALRPTGFNSCLSDHELFSGQFGGLDSGFNSVDSGSKRWSGNESADDFSERSLRMAELTRDQRNLEEEVEDDSSLTETPDTVNGEAKRVDVIASPRSVTEEKEDCRANRPSPPITAPPQENTAESSPPPQTQDSSRSSVEVGGGLSHPSPSSPTLEERRRPGTLLIWQERERIHQQRDNTARDNGLLKITTAKTGSNVATLSQTGSSSSGSSPENSHSQNGLRQRCASADQMSLSQTAPVQRSVSRSDVPSSPKASSPPGLSQKPNSFLFRTSSRCSVKSQFSISGSTQSLVEAGRSESRSVLRPDVVQLRKTLESRLKTVLPEDLGEALSNGTVLCQLANHVRPRAVSIIHIPSPAVPKLSTAKCRLNVENFISACRRLGVPETEVCVLSDVYLCKLPAVLRCVEALVKCEVEGDSPYSPYSSLLSEGFLVFYSLVMILLYTLYYHLVS